GATATGTCTTCCCCCATCAACAGATAATGTTGCCCCTGTAATAAAGCTGGCACCATCACTTGCTAAATATGCAATTGCTTTAGCAACTTCATTAACATCTCCAGCTCTACCAAGCGCATGAGTTTCTTTGGAACGTTCGTAAAATGCTTTTAATTGTTCATCTGTCATCCCACTAGATTTGTGGAGGTTTGTTATTATTACACCTGGGTTCACAGCATTTACCCTCACCTATTAATCATagagaaaatattataaaatttatatgaaaactgttaatacaatttttaagaaaattgtaaTTTAAGCTATTCAAGGTTTTCTTCCTTGTTAGTCAATTTTTATCTGGCAAcacaaatattatacaagagtaAATTATTAAACTTCATAATGGTAAGTATCATAATTATACACACTTGTTTTGGTGCAAGGTCAAGAGCTACGCATCGTGTGAATTGATCAATTGCTGCTTTACTCATACAATATGCCAAGATCCCTGGGAAAGATCTTAATCCAGTGACACTTGATACATTCACAATATTACCTTTAGTTTTTACAATGTATGGAACGGCTAACATTGTTAAATTATATACCGAACGTACATTTACATTGAAAGTTCTGTAAAACATACATGTTCAATGTACTTCAGAAGTGGAAATTAAAACTTTTTTAAATTTAGCCTCATAGCGGGAAAAATGCTGTACCTGTCATATTGTTCCAATGAAGTGTTTTCTATGCTTCCGCTTTCTAACATACCAGCATTATTAACTAAAATGTCTAATTTACCATAATGTTTAATGGTAGACTGAACAATATTTTCAACATCTGCTTCATTAGTTAATTCTCCAGGTACAATCAATGGTTTGCCAGATTTACATTGCACAGCAACTTCATTTAACTTTTGTACATTACGACctgataatgataataatgcACCTAATTGTGAAAGGTGTATAGCAGTTGCTTCCCCAATACCAGAACTAGCTCCGGTTATTAGCACGACCTTTCCAGCGAATGACATCTGGAAAAAGTTGGTTAGTTAAGATTAAATAAAATATCTTTTACGCTTTTTAGAAAGACTACAACTTAAAGTACATTTATAATTTCTATATAAATGATACATAATTTAGTAGTTCTTACCGTAATATTGAAACGTTAATAAGACGAACCTCAGGGAAGTCTAC
This sequence is a window from Xylocopa sonorina isolate GNS202 chromosome 6, iyXylSono1_principal, whole genome shotgun sequence. Protein-coding genes within it:
- the LOC143424726 gene encoding meso-2,3-butanediol dehydrogenase translates to MSFAGKVVLITGASSGIGEATAIHLSQLGALLSLSGRNVQKLNEVAVQCKSGKPLIVPGELTNEADVENIVQSTIKHYGKLDILVNNAGMLESGSIENTSLEQYDRTFNVNVRSVYNLTMLAVPYIVKTKGNIVNVSSVTGLRSFPGILAYCMSKAAIDQFTRCVALDLAPKQVRVNAVNPGVIITNLHKSSGMTDEQLKAFYERSKETHALGRAGDVNEVAKAIAYLASDGASFITGATLSVDGGRHIMCPR